The region CAGAACGCACCGATAACGACACAACGAAAACGCCACGATAGCGATACGCGAGGAAAAAAGATCCGATCGGGGAAGACCGTAAGAAGAAGAACGCGTAGTCATACAAACGATCGTGACCCTTTCTCTTTCGATGATCTTTACCGAGTTGTGAGTTTATCCTCGATGGCCACACGAGCCAATGAAGAAAATGAAAGGAAAAAAACGGAGGAGAAAAATAAAGAGGAAAAACACGAATTCGATAAACTTCTCGCGGCGATGTTCATTTACGTAAGAAGAAAAGCAACTTTAACTCCGTGCCGGCCGTATCGTTTAAAGATCGAACACAGACTCAACGATCGACGTAGTTCTCCAACTTTAAATTCGGTCGTCCGAAAGTTTCCACGTACAGGTATATACGGAGGCGACGAAAAATTCTTCTTCCCGCTGTCTTAAAGCGTCGACACGCCCTTTACTCCCTTATACTTGGAATTTCGTTGGGTCTGCCTTAAGTTCAGCCTTATGTAATCAAGCAAAGGAGAATGGAGAATTCGTAGGTCGAACTACGGCAAGCATCTGAGCATCTTTCTCCTTAAGTAACTTACCTTTTCACAGTAGTTTTCACGTGGCGCGCGATATTCGTCAGATATCCCCTTTTGCATTGATCCAACTTATCCCATTTTCCATTCTCCTCCCCCTAACGTGCTCGCGGAATGAACTTCCACTTTGAAATCTCCAGCTCGTGATTCGGGTATCCTTTTGACGATGTAATTTACGATAAAGGATAAAATCGATGACAGACAGACTTCGTTTCGAAACACACAGACTTCGATGGCAACGAGATGATAGCGTAACCCCACAAACGAGGTGACTGCATTCGGTGCAGAAGTAAGCAGAAATTGCGGAAcgattctctctctttttctcttgtcAACGTTTGAACGGATAGATCGTTACGCGAGGTTACAACGTGGGAGATTTTGGTTACCCGATATACACCTGAACTCGACGAATCTCGTAATCGATCGGATCGGGAACGAATTACCTTGCAAACCACGGTTTGTTTCCCCTCTTTCATGAGAGAGTCGGCCTCTTCGTGGTTGTACGCTACTGTGTTATCAGAACGAGCTGCGTTTCTACGATCGTCTGCGGTTCAAGATACCGTTCACGATCCGATCCAACGTCAGCTCGTGTGCACCTTTTGTGTAGCTCCACGAACGTTGTGGAGTGGATGGAAAAAGGAATTTCCATCGTTCGACGCCGGGGCTAAGTCTTTATTAAAAACGCTTCCATTCCAGAAAGCATTCATCGCTCGAAGCGAACGTTGATGGGATCACAGCCGCGTATAATTTTCCAGATACATTTACAGGAAGACATTTATTTAAAGGTATCTGCTTCCAGTGAGATTAGTTCGCATTTTCGTATCCGGTTCGGTTGAAACCGGGATAAAGTAGATGCTACCCGATAAAGTCTACGGTAAAAGCAAACTTTCCTCTTAAATTTTTTCTCGCCATCCGACATCGTACGACCGAGTAAAGTGGCGATAATGATTGCCGATACCGCGACGTCGATGCAACGGCGACCACCTAGTCGCGCTTCAAATCGAATTTTTCTCGTACCTCTTTACATTTTTGCAACGTTGAAAATCCAATTTATCCACCCCCGCTTCAGCCCACCAATCGCCGTCCACACCCCACGCGTACTGCCTTTGTTTCAGCAGGAATTATTTTTGTATAAGACCAGATATAAGCATTAACAAGCTCGATATCGATCCCGGTTGTTCCATTTTTATTCTACCACCGCTCGCTTTGCCAGCGTTTCATAAAGAATGTACGTTTCGCGGCAGACAGATGCATCAgtcggcgattgaaaaaagtcGCTCCAGGTACTTGCAAGTATGTAACGGAGGATATCGTCCGTTCGTTTCTCAAGTTCGGTGGTATCTTTTTGTTTCGCACAAAGAATTCGTATCGCGTTAACTCTCTGGATTTCCGTGGAAATCGTAACTATGCTACTTGATAAacgaattaataatataaacgaGCGAAATGTAATATCATCGAGCTCTCTTTTTTGTACCTGTTCTGTAGCTTTAACGATGCATCGTGTTTCAAATAGGATGTTTTTCTTCTCGAGGATCAAGCCCGTACAACGACGTCAAACAACGACGTGGCCAACcgcataaatatttctttaaaatgcATTTTGCGTATTCGAGGTCTCGAGAGGATAGGATATATATGTACGTGTACACCTATCTTGCAGTGGATCATCTCGTTGTTTCGTCAAAGTCGTTATATCCCTGTTAGGCAGCGTATAATCTTTCAACGGAGACGAGATTGACATTGTATGCATAGCACCGCGAACTTGTCAGAAGGTAGACGCGTCAAAAACCATTTTACACGTGAATCCGACGAGGAAATCTAATCTAGCTCCGGAAACATATCTGCTTCAGCCAGGTAAAGATATTCTGGCGTTCGACGTTGAAGGAACCACGAGTAATGTTCGTCAATCGAAGCCAACGCCACGTGACGCTGTTATCACGTGGAAAAGCGAGCATGCAATCTTCGTGTATTTCACAAAATAAATCATGCAACCGTCCACGAGTTTTTATCTTTCCTATAGAATGGCGGACGACGAAATTCACGTACGATCGTCCGTGTGTATCAGGCCCTTCGTACCTTCAAATATTCATCAGGAGAACGTTCAATATTTAAAGGCTTTTAAATGCATGTTTTACCGCAATTACGTTAGCTACGTTCGCGCACGGTTGTGTGCAATTAGATACGTTTGCACTAAAATTTTCCCTTCCGTCGTCCAACGAATCGGCCGTTACAACACGCCAgtgtaaatttacatttttcataCACGCTCCTGATATAGTAGTCGCAGTCACATTTTTCGATTGCTTTTTTACCCTTTTTTCCCCCTATCATTCTGTTCCTCCGCTACTTCATCTCCTTTTTTGCATATATCGGTAATAATGAAAGGCCGCTGATTTTGAAAAATGCACGGTTCGGTTGAGGCGAACATCGAGCTATTTTCATGCCATCCACGTtcactatacatacacacatacagatacgtagatataacgtatatatatacactaaTATACTAACCGTCGTATGTCTTTATCCATTTTCTTAAGCCAGATCAGGTGAGCAAATTTTTGTGAAACGTCGATCGATGTCGGACGGCCACCTTAAGTGGATGACGCGGCCCAAGGGGCATCCAAAACGAATTTGTTCTAGCTCGTGGTGGCATGAGCCACCTCGTTCGCCGTATATAACAATCAGGGCTTATCACGGTTCGTCAGTAAAAGGCTGACGAGGCGTGGGTCAATCCCAACCCGGTCGATAAGGTCATCGAGCTAGCGACCAGAGTCATTTGCCAACACCAGCCAGGTACCTCGTAGAATTATCCTCGTTGACGAGCGGGCTGGGCTTAGTGGCCGCATTAGGGGCTCGAAATTTCTTCCGGAAATTCACCTAAGATGGACGAGAAACACGTTCCACGTGTCGCACCGGATAATATACCGAGCTCAACTGGCCCGATTTCTAACGAGCCTGATTAAAACTTCGTGCACTCAGACCTATGGAAATCTTCCGGATCGAATATTTTTTATGCTAAACCATCACGATAAGGCgagcaattttttttatttatttctcgaGTGGAAgaagatttttattattaatctgtGGTTGTTCTTGCACATAAGATGGATAggattaaaaaataattgaaaattgtaATTCTTGTAAAACACTTcacgatattgtatatataatttacTAGGTTTGTTCTACCCCTTCTGATAATCTTCTTTGATTATCGACGCTTAGGTTACTGTTCTTTCTGTTTTTCTCTATGAAAGGGAAGCATGACTGGGGCACAGAGGGACCAATTTCAATCGCGTTTTTAACCTTTAATTCCTCTACTGTTTTTGCAGTTCTTTTGTAATAACCGTAAAATCGAGCGCCGTTCGCGATAAGCATTCGTATCGATCCTCGCGGCATCGGCGAAGAGCTGCTACAGCATTGCGCTAGGTAATAGCTACACAATCAAAATATCGTTATTGCTAAACTGCTTTAATCGAGCGTCATAAGAAGCATGTAGTTTATCTAATGCTCGAAAGGCTGCCAATTAATTTGTTAATCTCTTGGAAAGTTGACAACGcaacgaaaataaattatattcagCTAATTGCGTGATTCGAGTGTAGACAAAACGTTCCTTCGTCGGTTTCGCCGCGAACTGTTTCTCATTTCCTATCGAACCGAAAGAACAGGACGAGTATATTTAGTGAAACGAATAAACGGATGTGAAACGAATGTCGATTCAACCGAAGATAAAGTTTGAATAGCTTTTATCAGAATTGCCATCTAAAAATAAGTACATTAAAACTCGAAGTAGTTACCAAGTGTGATCACGATGGAATGTCTCCTTACATTTTCTAGGTCTTGATGCTGTGAACTTCTAATTCGTTAGCTTCGCGCATCAATCTTCATCCTCGTTTTCACTCTTGTCTCGTTGCCTCTCTGTGCAAAATTCAGGGAAGAACGAGAAAATCAGCATGCAAATGAGACATCGTTTCGTATTACCAATTGAAACATACGATATACGATAATCGTGTCAGCCACGAAACTAAAGTAATATACAAGACTTCAATGGAATTTGTATTTAATCTCTCCGAAAGTTGGATAGGTTTTCGACAAAAATTACGAGAATACGTGAAAGATGGTTTCCGGTCAGTGGGTCGGCTTTCTGATTGATTGTCGTTACGGAATCATTTCACCTAGTCGTGGGATTCATCCCCGGCTAAAGGATTGCTTGCATATCGATGAGGTTGTAAAATGACCAGTGACATGGTCAGCGCTTCGAATTACCGACGTATGCTGTACGTGGAGTCGAACAAGAGAAATACGAGAGTGACACAGACGCATAATTGATTCGCATCGGTGGAAAGTGTCTTCGGAGATCTAACGTGACTACGACCGATCGTACATGTCTCCAACCGGAATTAGGAGTGTACATCCTTTGTGCTTGTGAACATTGATATCTGCCCGTCGTAGTAACGCGATTCGGCTTCGAGTCACGAGTCCTGTTCGAAAGCTGAAACTTCCGAATGTTATATAGTGCTCAGCTTGCAACTCGTTACACACTAACCTAACCTGTGATAGCTAAACTAACATTTTGAACCGACAAGTTGCCGTGGGAAAGGATACCATGTTCGATGGCAGCTTGTAATTTAGAGAATATACTAAAGTGTATGTCAACGAAATCATAGCGTCTTGGACGAAATAATACCAATCAAAGATCAGAGATTCGGAAACAGTGGACTCGGCCTTGCCTCGTTGACGAGACTGCTGGAATAGATTAGAGTCATCTTTCTGGAATAATGACGTCCAGATCTGCTGGCTGTTGGTACACGATATTAACGATTCAAATTTAGCACGCCCGAATGCTGGCTGCTGATTGCAGGCTGAAGGCAACTTTGATTCGCGCCACCTTAAATCGGGTCAACGGGAAATTGTTCCTTGAAGGAAGAAGTAAAATGATAAAACGattaaagaaaaattctttAAGCGACTTCCACGATGCTTTCATAATTGCATTCGGAATCCGTGATACCTCTGATTACACGGGATTCATTGCGTTACCAAATGGATCGAATAGATTTCATCGAATTGCATACCGGATGATGTAAATGTTTTAATTTAGGAATTCGATCTTTGAATGCATCGGCCGGAAGCCTCTCTATTCCCCAGCGGTGTAATATTCTAGACAAGTCAAGCAGGAAGATGAAATCACCGTTGCGCCGGGTAATTCGCATCGCATTCCAGTTTGGTATCGAATCTCTTAATCAAGTGCGTTTGATTTGATGGTGTGCATGGTAAACATAATCGAGTGCCGATTAAAATCGTCTTCAATAGAGATATACTCGATTCGCGATTCTGAAATTTAGTTTCGATCGTTTCTAACTGCCGTGCAAACCAATAGTCCGTAACAAATCGTTTGGTTCTCGTTCAGTTTAATTTCGTCGATAGAATCTTGGGTAAAGGGACGATAGGATAACGGGAACAATACATCCCTTCGATGACCACAGGTTTTTCCTCTGCGGTAACGGATCGTTTGAACATCCACTCTACGTCAATTAATGGGATCATAATTCTTGAATAGTTTCGATGCGGCGTAATAATCAATTAGTGCCGATTGGACGAAGCGGTAATTTTAATGTGGCAAACAATGCCATTAGCATGCAGCTATTATCGGGGACTGAGGCTCGAATTGTGTCACGACGAAATTATTCTCTATCTCCAGAGAGCTGGAGAAACATAGAGAAAGCGATATGAATGAAAATGCTTATGCACCATGAACCCATCGCATTCCGCTAGTATTTTACTTCAATAAAGAGGCCCGGTTATATTACACAGGAACGAAAATACTGTCTATTGTGTGACGAAACAGTACCGAGGTATAATTCATTACTTACATCTGTCTCTTACTTGGCAGAGCTATGCGAATATCGATTTGTATAAAACCAAGAAGATGTCGAGATGGTGTTAAAATAGCCAGTGTTAATAAAAGGGGAAAAAGCTTTTAAACGAAGGATGAAAGAGCGATGTGTCATTATTACGAAAGTTATGAATAATCCAAGATTTCTTATCCGTGATTTCCGAAGTGGAATTTATATGAAAACTTTATTCAACCGTAAATGAGATTAACATTGTGCGACGTtcgtaacatatatatatatgtgtgtgtatatatatgttatttatacgtatgtacatacaaCAGACAGCGACTATATCATCGAACATCACATTAATTAATCCATCGCTTTAACTTACAATAAACGAAACGATCTTGTCAAATAGTGTACGCTCAAAGAAATATTATCGTTTATAATCAATCGGAGTAATCACGATCGATCCGTTTCATATGACAGGGGAGAAGGGGGATTCCTCGGTGTGTATCCTCGATGCAGTCCATACGAGCATTTCGTTTACTCGCATCGAAATCCGTGCACACCAGCTTGATAATACCATTGGGTTTATTATTTGCAGAAACTGGATTATCCTCGTTGACAATGTGTACGGATACGTGAAACAGCTGTCTACCTAGGAAATAGTGGATTAGCTTGGAAACATGCGGCAATACTAACGCTGCGAAACATCGTGGTCCAAGAAGATCGCCTTGCGTTCTTCGCGAGGGATTAACGAAAACCGTCTTCTATAAAggatttatactatataatttatagaTCGACGAACAACCGACatagaaaatatatgtacaataaAATTTGATGCGAACAATCATCGAGAACGAAAGATCGATACGCGATTGGCACAATCAAATTTGATTTTTAACACGGGAGGATAAACTCGTTCTAACGCGATACGCTAAACACGATAACTTCGCTCGTCGATTACGAGCTTCGAACGAtgaattttctaaaaacgtgAAACACGCTCGCCAACAAATTCGATAGTTTGCAACAATTTTCCATAGTCCGCTAAGCGCCGATTCCTTCTATGGTATGTATAACACCTGAGCACGGCCATTTCGTGGACGTCAGATAGAACTAATTTAGACATTATGAGCAAGGTCGTCTGTGCAGAGCAAGGCAATAGAAGATAATGTCGTTAGGCTGTGCTGTATTACGTCGGGATTATCACGATTAATTACGCGTACCTGAACGTGTAGGCCGAATATGCAATATTCCATTAATCTCGACAATCTTTGTCCTTTTTATAATGCGATATTAAACGTTAGATAACGATGGATTTCTCGTCGATTCAACTTTTACGTCTAACGTAAGACGTAAGTGACGCAATTCGGCTCTCtgtctttcgtttctttcgtccTTTGTCTTGTTttcttgtttgttttttgtCAAGTTGCTGAAACAATTCATTGAAACTGCGACGATCTCTCATCGTTGCTATTAACCTAACAAATTTCACGAGCGGAGAACGAGAGAAATAGTTAACGCCGGTGACCGAATAAAGTTGTCCGCGGAACATCGTTGGAAAGTTTGACCCGGCAAAATGCGCCAGATCGCGACAGGATTATCGCCATTAATCGTACCACTCGTCGCAGGACAGATTACACAATTACACTTTTACGATCGTGATAGTTACACACAGCTTACATATTTACACATATCACAACGGCTAACAAAGGTGGGAAGTTTAGTCGCGGGCGAAATATCAACTTTTGAGCAAACACGTGTGTATACGTTGAAGAAACGTCGAAATTTGCGTTCGTCTTAGAACGGTAGAGAAGAAGGAATCTTATGTCTGAGGGAGGATGCTTCGGTATTCTCGCGATACAACGAATACGTGAGCGTCGTTCGAAGTAGCTGTTCGAGCATCCATGGTTTTAACGATACACCCTAGACCAGTTCCGTTATTTTACAGAGACATCATTCTCGTAGCTCGTTACATACTTTTGTCTCACTTCCCCGTATACACGGAtaacacacgcacgcacacgtaCACGTCTTTCACTATCAATTATTCGATTCAATTCCTTAACGATTACGTAACGCGTATCACGATAACGTCGCTCACCTTCCGAAGATCAAAGGCTGATGATTTCAGATCCAACCGGAGTCTGTCGTGGATACAATTTTGCCGGAACAAACTGCACCTGCAACGTCATAAAATTCACGCGCGCAACCTGGACATTTATCCTTGTTTCTCTCGTCGAATTACACGGCTTTATCTCCTTCTCTTTCGAAAATATCACAACGttcatttttctatatttcgaaTGGCACACGTGGCGGGGCACAAAGATCAGTTCGTTGCGGTGGAATGCAGCACCAGTTTCAGCGTGGTGAACATCATCAATAGCGCACTGCAAGCCATGACAGATGGCGACGAAGCGATGCTGTGCTGCATCGCAGCTGGATTATCTCCTTTGAACACGTGCACCAGAACCCGCGCTGGTTGTGCGTTACTTGCCTCGCAGGTGTAATTTCCGGAATGACGATCAGACGCACGAGGCACCTCCAGCCAACTTTCGCGCCCTACCAAGTCCGTGCTGACATTGACCCCTTGATCGATGTCGTAGTTGATCATCCGGAAGTTATGATACCAGAATAGGTAGGAAGGCGTTTCTGTTGACTTTTTTACGAGGCAGTGAAGCTGCAGGGTGCTACCTGGCCTCACGAACTTCTCCGAGGGACCAGCTATCTCTGCTCTGGCCTCTGCAAATGGTAGAACGTGACGTGTCAGACGTGAGTAGCTTACCGTTCTATCCCATATTGTTTACTAGGGTCCAAGGCGGTTATGAGCACTAGGAAGGATGAGGTATGCATCGTGGCTGGTTAAGGGTTGTACGGGGATAGCGTACGAAATCCCACTCACTTCACCCTCttcctcgctctctctctctcactctgtctctgtctgtctgtctgtctgtctctccttctctctctctctctctctctctctctctctctctcgcacgTTCTGGTTCTTTCAACCGTCTCATGGACCAGGCTACCTTTGTGCTATCTCTTCCGCAGACTGACACCCCAAACCCAAGAATTTTAAGTTACCCTTCACTCGTACCACGAATTCGATGTCTCTCTCCGCTAAACTAGCCCAGCCCCGTCTACCTTTTCGTTTACTCGAGCTATCGTACTCGTCTGTTCGCTCACCGACGCAGACTGACATGACAGCCCTGAGAACCCGTTATAGGGTCAGGTGTGATGGAACACTGTAAACATGGGGCAAAACCTACTCCATCCCTAGTCGGATACACTTTTGCCCATCCGCCTTCAACCCCCGGCGACAGGGCTTCCGTTTCACGACGTGTCACGGACGAACGCACGTGAACAGGAGTGTAGATCGAGTTTTAAGCGCTTCTCTGCGTGATACAAGCACGCTCTTTTGAAGCGTCCACGCTCCAAGTGGTTCTCTCTATATCGCGATGGACCATTGAATCCCGAGAGTAGACGCAAAAGAACGCGCGTTCTCGCTACGTGTACCACGAATAAAAACAAATCCGTCACGAGCTAGTCGGACACGTCCGAAATTTATTAAAACGTCACGATTCGAGAACGCTCAGGATTCCAACGATGCTTCGCTTTTTCGTTCCTATCGTACAATACGATTTTCTCGCGGAACCAATACGTGAATTTTAACCGATCCGTTAAAACGACTGAATGAATTTTGTTGTTTATACGCTTCGCCAGATTGGCCAATTTTTGCTCTCTCAACTATCCGTCTGCTTCGGCTTTCGCCGTTTCgttattttattcgttttacTCGAAACACTTTccctttcctcctttttctctctccttttttttgTTCCAATCTTTTCTCGCTCTTCGAGCATTCAATTATGTCGATCGAATCATCCGGGCTGTGTAGTTCGTAATTTagtttcttaattaatttctacGATGAGAAAGAAATTATAACGCGAGTCTATATACCAGGTAGAAATTGAGGAGCTTATTAAATGTGATGTGATCTAATCCCTTCTCCGGTCTATGTTGAAAGTTTTAAGGGTGATGTAGCAATATCGGATGATTAAAATTAGATCTACAAGGTGCGCTTGTGCGATCGTGAGCATACTTGGAAAGGTCGATGTACCGTTAGGAGGTGTATTTATCCCTAGACTTTGAAAATCTTccatttatctttttctttttcttttttaatgatACGATACGTCTAATTAGGCCTTAACGAGACGTTATTAAGGCCAACTTTTGAAACTGTCTTCGTGACAATTGATAGGATCGTTATCGATTCAGAAGTTACCGGAGAAGGTAAATTCCTTCCAAACCAATGCCCTCGTTAAATACGTCTTTACCAACTTCTTATTCTTTGGTAATCCAATCTGATTTTCAGCCACGAAGCTAGTACGGAACGCGCATACTGTTGATTCCAGAAAGGGCTCGATCTATTCTCCTCGATCGCGTTTTAATTAGTGAGCAAGCTACGTAATccaatttcttttttcctcttacCCTTATCCGTTCCGCCGTTCTTTCAACGAGAGCAATCGTTAATAATCAGAGACGATGGAAATGTCCTGAAAATGCTTATTCGATCAACTCGAATTAATCGATTAATTGCATTAACACGGGAACTTGCCTTTGTAACTATTCACCGTATGCACGAATTACGTCTGAGGGGTATGGGCGCACGTATAGTCAGACACTCGCAGGCGATTGATTTTCCCCGTTTTTTCGAAGCAGCAATGGTATAGATCGTCGTTTTATTGAAATCTAGCATAAAGTACGGGTGTTCTATAGTGGAAGTATCTCTTATTGATACTGCGATACGATATCTCGACGAGTGTTTGAAAAATTTTCCAGGCCACTATCCGAAGCAAGCAAACGATGAAATTCTTTCATAAGTTTCAAGGGCCATGACGTTTTATCGTTGACATCTTTTTAAATCTTTCACGGGGGAAGTGGTTCGTTGAAAATTGGATGAATGGGCGGCAATAATTTATGAAAGAACGTAGTTTTCAATGGGAAGTCTTTAAATTCGTGCCGAAGCAAAGGGACACAGCGTTAATTAACGAATCGATTTCACAAATTTGCGGGACATTGCGCACGAATCGTTCAACGAAATCCACCACGGAATATTTCATTCGGTTATTCAGCGTAACATCCCTGCTTGTCCCTTGCAATAAAACATTCGTAACTATTTAGCGGTATATAAAACACTATAATCGAAATGTCCCGACCGTGATCCCGTTGTACATCATCCTCAGATCAGAAAAATCTCGGCCCATGAATTTCAAGTGTGCAAGAAGGAACGTAAATATTGCACGTCCCGGATTTGGGTGGGGGTGGAGTTGAGGGCAGGAGAGagtataaatattaaaagtacCTGAGAAAGGCTCTAGTACGTATCCGTCAGATGTCACGACAAAAACACGGTCCCGGAAACCAGGACAAAATTAGATAGTAACTGGCGTTCGCTCGCgtgcatacacacacacatacacaacACATAAATACAGATGTATtcttatatatgaaatatacatatatagatgtAGGAGTATATATATGAATCTATGGATATGGATATCGAGAGAGCGTACTTTCAAAAACTAGAATCTAAATGCAAATACACGAAACACGCAGAGActgagaaagggagagaaagagaaatagtaagagagagagagagagaaagagacagacgGAGAGGAACGTCGCTTAAAACGGCGACGCCGGGACCAAACGTCGTAATTCACGAAACTTCGGCCTCCTTGGTCTGATAAAAACCGTTTTCCCGCTATTGATCGGCCATCTGCTTAATAAAATCCAGATAAAAGTGCTTGCCAGTCTTTTTCTACAGGCTCTCGGACTCCGATTGCGTCGACACGTGGAGCCTGCGTAAATGGAAATGAAAATGTAAACACTGTAAACCGTAGCCAAAGAAAACAGAAGAGCATCGAAATAGGGAATGACCGAGGAAGAGActaagaggaagaaaaagaaaaaggtgaCAGGTAGAAATAGGTGATCTGATAAAAGAGAGGGAATTCTTAAACTGCTGTTTTCCTTTTCTGGTGGTAGCGTATAAGGAGAAAGAGTTTCTGCTACAGATATTCCGGTGTTGGGTGTCTTATCAGGAAACCGGACGAGAGTGTACTGTCTCTAAGGAGCGACGTTGCTCTTTACGTGCCCCCCTTGGTAGAAAGCATTCCCACTTTTCGAGCTCGCACTGCAAAGCCGTTCAACAAACGGAACACGCGTTACGGTCTATTTTATTTCCAGCATTTAACTGTGTTctcgtattatattatattcgttATTGTAGCTGACGTAATTGCGACCGGGCAACAGTGAAATGCGAAACGCGACACTAAAGAAAAGAATGATATTAACGGAGAAAGAACTGAAATACGTAATTGTGTATGTATATGGGCCAAGACATACGTGTGGAGGTTACATAAATGGAGAGAGACAGGAAAaagtaaaagagagagagagagagagaaaaatcaTACGTCAGGTCGGTCATGCATGTTGTTAAAAAAAGAGGTACACGATCGATACGAGTAATCGAACCGACATTTCTCCGATGTTTATCCACCGTTGTTGAATATGATTGTGAACAGTGAATACGGAAAAAATGATGAAAAAATGTTCTCTTCGAAACATTTATTCCAATTTCATTAACTATTCGACGAGATAAActagaatttaatttattctatTTAATGGGTCGGGAGATAGAGTAGATTTTCAACTGATGACGAAAATTTGCGCGAGAGACTGAAAagcatataaaaaaaaaaaaaaaaaaacaaaaaagtaaatggggaaaaaaaggaaagaggatTGGAAAAATCGGACAGGCGTCCATCGCAGCCGTTATACGCGATAACCGAAAATCGGGCACAGGCCACACGCAAATAGCTTATATCGGTGTTTAATATCACGCTTACCGACAACCTCGAGGAACAGAAATATACTAGTGGGTGGGTGGGTGGATACTTGGCACTGGTACAATCCAGCATCCCTCGGTTGAACGTATTTTATTTGAAGAGTCCAATCCTCGCTGTGGTGGAAATGAATTGCCTGGAACCGCTCGTCGTTGGCGTACGTTGTCAGTCCTACGGTCAGTAACTCCTGAACGTTCTTCCGCT is a window of Bombus affinis isolate iyBomAffi1 chromosome 12, iyBomAffi1.2, whole genome shotgun sequence DNA encoding:
- the LOC126922591 gene encoding lachesin-like, with the translated sequence MVHEATGLWHGAGFNVSRWLMIIIHGYRATTLLLSILLNVLVRTAEYPTAVTAEVVPANGNSLEASMKPLDIDLPPTLPMSFGTENSTVISAQSGSTALLPCVVHNLGDGMVSWIKRKNVQELLTVGLTTYANDERFQAIHFHHSEDWTLQIKYVQPRDAGLYQCQVSTHPPTSIFLFLEVVEARAEIAGPSEKFVRPGSTLQLHCLVKKSTETPSYLFWYHNFRMINYDIDQGVNVSTDLVGRESWLEVPRASDRHSGNYTCEASNAQPARVLVHVFKGDNPAAMQHSIASSPSVMACSALLMMFTTLKLVLHSTATN